From the genome of Elusimicrobiota bacterium, one region includes:
- a CDS encoding SPASM domain-containing protein, whose amino-acid sequence VNLYDFSKSLGVDGYIIERFIPLGNGLKISDKIVNGEDLNDLYRNIFQKCEVEYNPQDLVQYRALQVKFSEKDVFAAQCIVAKDGLALLPDGTVLPCRRFSIPVGNLLTDSLENIWSNSTLLNDLRNKKNLKGKCGKCGVSDCIGCRAMVYALTGDYLAEDFHCWL is encoded by the coding sequence CAGTGAATTTGTATGATTTTTCTAAATCCCTGGGAGTTGACGGTTATATAATAGAAAGGTTCATCCCCCTGGGAAATGGATTAAAAATTTCGGACAAAATAGTCAACGGCGAAGATTTGAATGATTTATACAGAAATATTTTCCAAAAATGCGAAGTTGAATATAATCCGCAGGACCTAGTCCAGTACAGGGCCCTTCAAGTAAAATTTTCCGAAAAAGATGTTTTTGCCGCCCAATGTATAGTTGCAAAGGACGGCCTGGCGCTGCTTCCTGATGGGACGGTGCTGCCCTGCAGGAGATTTAGTATCCCTGTCGGTAATTTACTGACGGATTCGCTTGAAAATATTTGGAGTAACTCAACACTGCTCAATGATTTAAGAAATAAAAAAAACCTTAAAGGAAAATGCGGGAAATGCGGAGTTTCTGATTGTATCGGCTGCAGGGCAATGGTTTACGCTTTGACCGGAGATTACCTGGCAGAAGATTTTCACTGCTGGCTATAA
- a CDS encoding thermonuclease family protein, producing MNFGSKINADSSNKREEYHTVKEILSPESMILDNGLKIKLIGIKQSLEKNGSATVFLKEKIRGNRVFMRFDAIKHDGDNNLLCYLYLDNKTFLNAHLIKQGLVDVDTKLDYKYKSKFLSLRTK from the coding sequence ATGAATTTTGGTTCAAAAATAAACGCTGATTCTTCAAACAAAAGAGAAGAATATCATACCGTGAAAGAAATATTGAGTCCGGAATCGATGATATTAGATAATGGTCTCAAAATTAAACTAATAGGCATAAAACAATCTCTTGAAAAAAACGGAAGTGCAACTGTTTTTTTAAAGGAAAAAATACGTGGCAATCGTGTTTTTATGCGTTTTGATGCTATTAAACATGATGGCGATAATAATCTATTATGTTACCTTTATTTGGACAATAAAACGTTTTTAAATGCCCATCTAATAAAACAGGGGCTTGTTGATGTCGATACCAAACTTGATTATAAGTATAAATCAAAATTTTTATCTTTAAGGACAAAATAA
- a CDS encoding RNB domain-containing ribonuclease, producing MLEKGLDPDFPPGALSELDKLQAQKLSVEPKCRDLRSLPWCSIDNDDSLDLDQLTIAKMLGDGCIMACVAIANVDALVRKNSALDEHARYNTTSVYTVAETFPMLPEKLSNDLTSLNLEQDRPAVIIEMSFAASGVLKDSCVYEALVRNHAKLTYNKVSAWLTGAEPIPQEVSAVKGLEDAIRLQDLIAQKLKKLRHERGALELQTIEARPVFQGDKLERLQAQEQNRAQDIIEDFMIAANGVTARFLAAQNFPSIRRVVRVPKRWDRIRALAVERGCNLPSEPDSKALDKFLLAQQAADPLTFPDLSLSVIKLLGAGEYIVEMPGDKAVGHFGLAVKDYTHSTAPNRRFPDLITQRMIKAAVAGSPLPYSKEELSTLARHCTDQEDAAKKVERQVVKSAAALLLRNRIGESFDAIVTGASDKGIWVRLVNPPVEGKLVSGFSGLDIGSKVRVRLERTDVMRGFIDFKAGSAKQEQRQKQQWNKQQWRKPRKKNRRKR from the coding sequence ATGTTGGAAAAAGGGCTGGATCCCGATTTTCCGCCAGGGGCGCTCTCCGAACTTGATAAACTGCAAGCTCAGAAACTGTCCGTTGAGCCGAAATGCCGTGACCTCAGAAGCCTTCCCTGGTGTTCAATAGATAACGATGATTCCCTTGACCTTGATCAACTGACTATCGCTAAAATGCTGGGCGACGGCTGTATTATGGCCTGCGTGGCGATTGCCAATGTGGATGCGCTAGTCAGAAAAAATTCCGCGCTTGACGAGCACGCCCGGTATAATACCACGTCGGTTTATACTGTGGCCGAAACCTTCCCCATGCTTCCCGAAAAACTTTCTAACGATCTCACATCGCTGAATCTCGAGCAAGACCGCCCTGCAGTCATTATTGAAATGAGTTTCGCGGCTAGCGGCGTTCTCAAGGATTCCTGCGTCTATGAAGCGCTGGTCCGCAACCATGCGAAGCTTACATATAATAAAGTCTCTGCCTGGCTGACCGGCGCTGAGCCGATTCCACAGGAAGTTTCTGCAGTTAAGGGGCTGGAAGATGCTATCCGGCTCCAGGACCTTATAGCCCAAAAGCTGAAAAAGCTCAGGCACGAGCGCGGTGCCCTCGAACTGCAGACTATAGAAGCGCGCCCGGTATTCCAGGGAGACAAACTTGAAAGGTTGCAGGCCCAGGAACAAAACCGGGCCCAGGACATTATTGAAGATTTTATGATAGCCGCTAACGGCGTTACTGCGCGTTTTCTCGCGGCGCAAAATTTTCCGTCCATACGCCGCGTAGTGCGTGTTCCTAAGCGCTGGGACAGAATCAGGGCTCTTGCTGTTGAACGGGGATGTAATCTTCCGTCGGAGCCGGATTCAAAAGCTCTGGATAAATTCCTTCTGGCTCAGCAGGCCGCAGATCCGCTTACTTTCCCCGACCTTTCTCTCAGCGTTATCAAACTGTTGGGAGCCGGTGAATATATAGTTGAGATGCCGGGAGATAAGGCCGTCGGGCATTTCGGCCTCGCAGTAAAAGATTATACACACTCCACGGCTCCGAACCGCCGATTCCCTGATTTAATAACCCAGCGCATGATAAAAGCGGCAGTTGCAGGAAGCCCTCTCCCCTATTCGAAAGAGGAATTATCAACTCTTGCGCGCCATTGCACCGATCAGGAAGATGCGGCAAAAAAAGTTGAACGGCAGGTTGTAAAATCTGCTGCAGCGCTTTTGCTTAGAAACAGGATAGGCGAGAGTTTTGATGCTATTGTTACGGGCGCGTCGGACAAGGGGATCTGGGTCCGGCTTGTAAATCCGCCGGTAGAGGGAAAACTGGTAAGCGGTTTTAGCGGGCTTGATATCGGCAGCAAGGTCAGAGTGCGCCTGGAGCGCACCGATGTTATGCGAGGATTTATTGATTTTAAGGCAGGTTCAGCGAAACAAGAACAGCGTCAGAAACAACAATGGAATAAACAGCAGTGGAGAAAGCCCCGCAAAAAAAACCGCCGTAAAAGATAA
- a CDS encoding nitroreductase: MNPIIDNIKRRRSVREYESKPIPKDILEEIIDAGNYAPTGAGAQGWRFVVVESESFRKKMVEAGLPAYKQWLSKMPEAFQQIRAQRDMSPDPIYYFAPAIVFVIGPGEGVGGDYDCPMVCENIMLAARSFGIGSCWVFIGQFALKDEEVKKALEIKHGEKVYGPILLGYPKGDFPQANPKKPPVIKWIE; encoded by the coding sequence GTGAATCCGATAATCGATAATATTAAGAGAAGAAGGTCAGTTAGAGAGTATGAATCTAAACCGATTCCGAAAGACATTTTAGAGGAAATAATTGATGCAGGCAACTACGCGCCGACAGGCGCTGGGGCGCAGGGCTGGAGGTTTGTGGTTGTTGAAAGCGAATCTTTCAGAAAAAAAATGGTTGAAGCCGGATTGCCCGCTTATAAGCAATGGCTTTCTAAAATGCCCGAAGCTTTCCAGCAAATACGGGCCCAGAGGGATATGTCTCCTGATCCGATTTATTATTTTGCCCCGGCGATTGTGTTTGTTATAGGACCGGGTGAAGGTGTTGGCGGCGACTATGACTGTCCGATGGTGTGCGAAAATATAATGCTGGCCGCCAGGTCTTTTGGCATAGGCAGCTGCTGGGTTTTTATCGGGCAGTTTGCGTTAAAGGATGAAGAAGTAAAGAAAGCGCTGGAGATAAAACATGGGGAAAAAGTTTACGGCCCGATTTTATTGGGCTACCCCAAAGGCGATTTCCCGCAAGCCAACCCCAAAAAACCCCCAGTAATCAAGTGGATAGAGTAA
- the pflB gene encoding formate C-acetyltransferase: MNNNAWRSFIPGNWQKEIDTRDFIQKNYHPYTGSDDFLAGPTDRTKNIYKKLQALLTLEKEMGGVLDIDTSTVSSLTTYPAGYLDKENEIIVGLQTARPLKRGVNPFGGIKLARKACETYGYKLDPVIEEYFAYRTTHNDGVYRVYSVEMKDAKKCGVITGLPDGYGRGRIIGDYRRVPLYGVDALIEQKEKDKIHLSKQHMDEENIRLQEELFRQIDFLKKLKEMALMYGSDISKPAANAREAVQWLYFAYLGAIKEQNGAAMSLGRVSTFLDIYFERDLAEKTLSETNIQELIDDFVIKLRMARQLRTPEYNELFAGDPLWITESVGGLGEDGRPLVTKSSFRFLKTLYNLDPAPEPNLTILWSPNLSENFKKYCVKVSIETNSIQYENDEIMRPSYGDDYAIACCVSAMKVGKQMQFFGARCNLPKVLLLAINGGRDEISGDQIGPMLDPMKNGILDYNEVMKRYDFYKNWLCKLYVNTMNVIHNMHDKYAYEKLQMALHDTKVERFMAFGIAGLSVIVDSLSAIKHAKVKPVINSKGLIENYKVEGDFPKFGNDDPKVDEIATELVKDFYETLKKTPAYRNAAHTLSILTITSNVVYGKSTGATPDGRKEGEPFAPGANPMHNRDTNGAIASLNSVAKIPYDYCRDGISCTFSITPKVIGKTPEDQLNNLTDILDGYFKNKAHHLNVNVITRENLIDAMENPHKYPNLTIRVSGYAVNFHTLKPEQQKEVINRTFHGKM, from the coding sequence ATGAATAATAATGCCTGGAGAAGTTTCATCCCTGGTAATTGGCAGAAAGAAATTGATACAAGAGATTTTATCCAAAAAAACTACCATCCTTATACGGGTTCTGATGATTTTCTTGCCGGCCCTACCGATAGAACCAAAAACATTTATAAAAAACTCCAGGCACTGCTTACTCTTGAAAAAGAAATGGGCGGCGTTCTTGATATAGACACTTCAACAGTTTCCTCTCTTACCACATATCCTGCAGGATACCTCGATAAAGAAAATGAAATCATAGTAGGCTTGCAGACCGCGCGCCCCTTAAAACGCGGGGTTAATCCCTTCGGCGGAATTAAACTTGCAAGAAAAGCCTGCGAAACCTACGGTTACAAACTTGACCCGGTAATTGAAGAATATTTTGCCTACCGCACAACCCACAACGACGGCGTTTACAGGGTCTACTCTGTAGAAATGAAAGATGCAAAAAAATGCGGAGTAATCACAGGCCTGCCGGACGGTTATGGCAGGGGAAGAATCATCGGTGATTACCGCAGGGTGCCGTTATACGGAGTTGATGCTTTAATTGAGCAGAAAGAAAAAGATAAAATACACCTGAGCAAACAGCATATGGACGAAGAAAATATCCGGCTCCAGGAAGAACTTTTCAGGCAGATTGATTTTCTTAAAAAACTGAAAGAAATGGCTTTGATGTACGGTTCTGATATATCCAAACCTGCGGCAAACGCCCGGGAAGCCGTGCAATGGTTATATTTTGCGTATCTTGGGGCAATTAAAGAACAAAACGGCGCGGCTATGTCGCTTGGCAGAGTCAGCACTTTCCTTGATATATATTTTGAACGTGACCTTGCAGAAAAAACACTTTCTGAAACAAATATTCAAGAGCTTATTGATGATTTCGTTATAAAGTTGCGCATGGCAAGACAATTGCGCACACCGGAATACAACGAACTTTTTGCCGGCGACCCGCTTTGGATAACAGAATCAGTAGGAGGGCTGGGTGAAGACGGCAGGCCGCTCGTAACAAAATCCTCATTCAGGTTTTTGAAGACGCTTTACAATCTGGATCCGGCACCTGAACCCAATCTTACCATTCTGTGGTCCCCGAACCTTTCTGAAAATTTTAAAAAATACTGCGTAAAAGTTTCGATCGAAACAAACTCAATCCAATATGAAAACGATGAAATTATGCGCCCTTCATACGGCGATGATTACGCTATCGCCTGCTGTGTCTCCGCTATGAAAGTCGGTAAACAGATGCAATTTTTCGGCGCGAGATGCAATCTGCCGAAAGTCCTTCTGCTTGCTATCAACGGAGGCAGGGATGAAATCTCCGGCGACCAGATAGGCCCCATGCTTGACCCGATGAAAAACGGAATACTGGACTACAATGAAGTTATGAAAAGATATGACTTCTACAAAAACTGGCTCTGTAAACTCTACGTCAATACAATGAACGTAATCCATAACATGCACGATAAATACGCTTATGAAAAATTGCAGATGGCTTTACACGACACAAAAGTAGAAAGATTCATGGCCTTTGGAATTGCCGGGCTTTCAGTTATAGTTGATTCATTGAGCGCTATCAAGCACGCTAAAGTAAAACCTGTAATAAACAGCAAAGGATTAATTGAAAATTATAAAGTTGAAGGCGATTTTCCAAAATTCGGCAATGATGACCCGAAAGTAGATGAAATAGCAACCGAACTTGTTAAAGACTTTTATGAGACTTTAAAGAAAACACCCGCTTACAGGAATGCTGCTCATACGCTTTCCATATTAACAATAACTTCAAATGTTGTTTACGGTAAAAGCACCGGCGCGACTCCTGACGGCAGGAAAGAAGGCGAACCCTTTGCCCCGGGCGCAAACCCGATGCACAACAGGGACACCAACGGCGCAATTGCTTCCTTGAACTCGGTTGCTAAAATCCCCTATGATTACTGCAGAGACGGCATATCCTGCACTTTCAGCATAACGCCTAAGGTAATCGGCAAAACACCTGAAGACCAACTTAATAACCTTACCGACATTCTCGACGGTTATTTCAAGAACAAAGCCCATCACCTGAATGTAAACGTAATAACTAGAGAAAATCTTATAGACGCAATGGAAAACCCTCATAAATACCCTAACCTCACAATCCGGGTTTCGGGCTACGCAGTAAATTTTCATACCCTGAAGCCCGAACAGCAGAAAGAAGTAATCAACAGGACTTTCCACGGCAAGATGTAA
- the pflA gene encoding pyruvate formate lyase-activating protein: protein MTTKGRIHSIETLGALDGPGLRCVVFFQGCPLRCIYCHNPDTWSPVGGILTTPSELVERISKYKLYFGKRGGVTFSGGEPLFQPEFLLETLKLCKSKEIHATLDTSGYCETDAVNKCLDFTDLVILDIKHYDDLQHKKITGKPFGKTLEFLKLVFDKKIPLWIRHVVVPEINDTSEDIAELVSLIKKHAKPEKVELIGYHTMGIEKWKKLGLAYTLNAAKDANPAVITSLQKIIDEQMKG, encoded by the coding sequence ATGACCACAAAAGGCAGAATCCATTCAATAGAAACACTGGGCGCTTTAGACGGGCCGGGTTTGCGGTGCGTTGTTTTTTTTCAGGGATGCCCCCTGCGCTGTATTTATTGCCACAATCCCGATACGTGGTCTCCTGTAGGAGGAATTCTAACCACTCCTTCTGAATTAGTAGAACGTATTTCCAAATATAAACTATATTTCGGTAAAAGGGGCGGGGTGACATTTTCAGGAGGCGAACCGCTATTCCAGCCGGAGTTTCTCCTTGAAACTTTAAAATTATGCAAATCAAAAGAAATCCACGCCACATTAGACACTTCAGGGTATTGTGAAACAGATGCCGTAAATAAGTGCCTGGACTTTACCGATCTTGTAATTCTTGACATTAAACATTATGACGATCTTCAGCACAAAAAAATTACCGGCAAACCCTTTGGGAAAACTTTGGAATTTCTTAAATTAGTTTTTGACAAGAAAATCCCGCTTTGGATAAGACATGTTGTGGTTCCGGAAATAAATGATACTTCCGAAGATATAGCAGAACTGGTTTCGTTGATTAAAAAACACGCTAAACCTGAAAAAGTAGAGCTTATTGGTTACCACACTATGGGAATTGAGAAATGGAAAAAACTTGGGCTGGCTTATACTTTAAACGCCGCTAAAGATGCGAATCCTGCAGTAATCACTTCTCTCCAAAAAATTATTGATGAACAAATGAAAGGCTAG
- a CDS encoding spore maturation protein — MNAFNYISQLVIPVFLLFAVIYGFAKKVKVYDSFIVGAKDGLGVVLKIFPYLLAIFVAIKGFQASGAFDFLKLILAPVFTFFNIPIEVISISIIKPLSGGASTAIFTDIVKTTGPDSPATRISAVIMGSAETTFYVIAVYLGAVGIKKTKYLVPVCVISDIIGIILAIVIVKWMF; from the coding sequence ATGAACGCTTTTAACTACATTTCACAGCTGGTTATTCCGGTATTCCTGCTTTTTGCGGTAATCTACGGGTTTGCCAAAAAAGTAAAGGTCTATGATTCTTTTATAGTAGGAGCAAAAGACGGGTTAGGGGTTGTGTTAAAGATATTTCCGTATCTGCTTGCGATTTTTGTTGCAATAAAAGGTTTTCAGGCGTCAGGCGCTTTTGATTTTCTTAAATTAATTTTAGCGCCTGTGTTTACATTTTTTAATATTCCTATTGAAGTAATATCAATTTCTATAATAAAACCTTTATCCGGAGGCGCTTCAACTGCGATTTTTACCGATATTGTAAAAACTACCGGTCCCGATTCACCTGCCACACGGATTTCCGCAGTTATAATGGGAAGTGCTGAAACAACTTTCTATGTGATTGCCGTTTATCTTGGCGCTGTCGGCATCAAGAAAACTAAATATTTAGTTCCGGTATGCGTTATTTCGGATATTATTGGAATAATACTTGCAATTGTAATAGTAAAGTGGATGTTCTAG
- a CDS encoding RNA-binding protein, whose protein sequence is MNMYVGNLSQDVTEEDLKVEFEAFGKVQTAAVIKDKFTGLSRGFGFVEMPAKEEATAAMTALNGKDIKGKAISVNEARPREDRGGRGGGGGGGGFRGGHGGGGGGGGRGYGGGGGGRSGGGGRGGW, encoded by the coding sequence ATGAATATGTACGTTGGAAATCTGTCGCAAGATGTGACAGAAGAAGATTTAAAGGTAGAGTTTGAAGCGTTTGGCAAAGTCCAGACAGCAGCTGTAATCAAAGATAAATTCACTGGTTTATCCAGGGGATTCGGTTTTGTTGAAATGCCGGCAAAAGAGGAAGCTACAGCAGCAATGACCGCTCTTAACGGCAAAGACATAAAGGGTAAAGCAATTTCTGTGAATGAAGCCCGTCCCCGTGAAGATCGTGGCGGCAGAGGCGGCGGAGGCGGTGGTGGTGGTTTCAGAGGCGGACATGGTGGCGGAGGCGGCGGTGGTGGCAGAGGATATGGCGGCGGAGGCGGCGGCAGAAGCGGAGGCGGCGGAAGAGGCGGCTGGTAA
- a CDS encoding inorganic phosphate transporter has protein sequence MTLAIISLILLALLFDFLNGFHDSANSIATVVSTRVLSPQVAVVWAAFFNFIAFLFFGLHVANTIGKGIIDITIVDNQLIFGALTGACVWNIITWYFGLPSSSSHALIGGMIGAALVKTGSKALVWKGIIKTATFIFVSPAAGLILGLGFGILIYWFFRKSIPKKVDHIFRKGQLVSAALYSLGHGGNDAQKTMGIIASLLFGAGLLGSTFYVPFWVVILCHAAIALGTMFGGWRIVKTMGQKVTKLRPIDGFCAESGAAIMLFIASGLGIPVSTTHTITGSIMGVGSLKRLTAVKWGVAGNIIWAWVLTIPCSALISALSYYLAVKLH, from the coding sequence ATGACATTAGCTATAATTTCACTTATTCTTCTGGCGCTTTTATTTGATTTTTTAAACGGTTTTCATGATTCAGCTAATTCTATAGCTACGGTTGTGTCAACCCGGGTACTTTCGCCTCAGGTTGCTGTAGTTTGGGCGGCATTTTTTAATTTTATTGCATTTCTTTTCTTTGGCCTTCATGTGGCAAATACGATTGGTAAGGGAATAATTGATATAACCATTGTGGACAATCAACTTATTTTCGGCGCCTTAACGGGCGCTTGTGTTTGGAATATTATTACATGGTATTTTGGCCTGCCCAGCAGTTCTTCTCATGCGCTTATAGGCGGGATGATAGGTGCGGCGCTTGTTAAGACAGGCTCTAAAGCGCTTGTATGGAAAGGAATTATAAAAACCGCGACTTTCATTTTTGTTTCACCTGCAGCCGGCCTAATCTTAGGGTTGGGATTTGGTATTCTTATATATTGGTTTTTCCGTAAGAGTATACCGAAAAAAGTTGACCACATTTTTAGAAAAGGACAGTTGGTATCAGCTGCTCTTTACAGCCTGGGACATGGCGGAAATGATGCGCAAAAGACTATGGGTATAATTGCAAGTTTGCTTTTTGGCGCCGGTCTTTTAGGAAGTACGTTTTATGTTCCTTTTTGGGTTGTGATTTTATGTCATGCAGCAATTGCGCTTGGAACAATGTTCGGCGGGTGGCGTATAGTAAAAACCATGGGCCAGAAAGTCACAAAACTTAGGCCGATCGATGGTTTCTGTGCAGAGTCAGGTGCAGCAATTATGTTGTTTATTGCTTCCGGTTTAGGGATTCCGGTAAGCACTACGCATACTATTACAGGTTCTATAATGGGTGTTGGCTCCTTAAAAAGGTTAACTGCAGTAAAATGGGGAGTAGCCGGCAACATTATATGGGCCTGGGTTCTAACCATTCCATGTTCAGCGCTTATTTCGGCATTATCCTACTATTTAGCTGTTAAACTCCATTAA
- a CDS encoding DUF47 family protein has product MSILTRFFPNKFNIFDLYEKQISYAVEAAKYFREVVSNGTIDAASLEKIHDLEHQGDDVAHEIIEQLNKTFITPFDREDIHSLAKEIDDIVDMINTITGRLLLYKLTKVDKNLVEFAEMIEQSVIGVSCAVKGLRDTKNIQSVKDACVEVNRLENMGDALRDKSLTQLFETEKDAIAVIKWKEIYQEAETILDICEDVAHVVENIIVKQV; this is encoded by the coding sequence ATGTCTATACTTACAAGATTTTTTCCTAACAAATTCAATATTTTTGACCTTTACGAGAAACAGATATCTTATGCCGTAGAAGCAGCCAAATATTTCAGGGAAGTCGTATCTAACGGCACTATTGATGCTGCTTCACTCGAAAAAATACATGATTTAGAACACCAGGGCGATGATGTTGCACATGAAATTATTGAACAGTTGAATAAAACATTTATTACGCCTTTCGACCGTGAAGATATCCATTCTCTTGCTAAAGAAATAGATGATATTGTAGATATGATCAATACAATAACCGGCAGGCTTCTTCTTTATAAGTTAACAAAAGTCGATAAAAATTTAGTTGAGTTTGCCGAAATGATTGAGCAGTCTGTTATCGGTGTTTCCTGTGCAGTAAAAGGTTTGAGGGATACGAAAAATATTCAATCAGTAAAGGATGCCTGTGTTGAGGTGAACCGGCTTGAAAATATGGGTGATGCTTTAAGGGATAAATCGCTTACGCAATTATTTGAAACAGAAAAGGACGCGATTGCAGTGATAAAATGGAAAGAAATATACCAGGAAGCCGAAACCATCCTTGATATCTGCGAAGATGTGGCGCATGTCGTTGAAAATATAATAGTAAAGCAGGTGTAA
- a CDS encoding OmpA family protein: MSGDFGGNVDKRALYDPSSWVVPYADLITTLMIFFLLLYSVSAMGGLESEKLLSNVQSAMGGEKDENAEQKTKETDAASKLSKELQDTARIEINAQKIKIMLPAPVLFDSGGADLKDEAIKSLSGIAKIIRDMPNTVIVEGYTDNVPMKTGKYTSNWELSAARAFSVVEYLMEKENIDSKRFTVYGYGEFRPVTANDTEYGRAKNRRIEISIMRAQGRKLAANTEEGKKKE; the protein is encoded by the coding sequence GTGAGCGGAGATTTTGGGGGTAATGTAGATAAAAGAGCATTGTATGACCCTTCAAGCTGGGTAGTTCCTTATGCTGATTTAATAACTACCCTCATGATATTCTTTCTTTTGCTTTACTCTGTTTCCGCCATGGGCGGCTTAGAGTCAGAAAAACTGCTTTCAAATGTCCAGTCTGCCATGGGCGGCGAAAAAGACGAAAATGCAGAACAAAAAACGAAAGAAACAGACGCGGCTTCAAAGCTTTCAAAGGAACTGCAGGATACTGCAAGAATAGAAATTAATGCCCAGAAAATAAAAATAATGCTCCCTGCGCCGGTGCTTTTTGATTCCGGCGGGGCGGATTTAAAAGACGAAGCAATAAAGAGCTTATCGGGAATTGCAAAAATTATTAGGGATATGCCTAATACGGTAATTGTGGAAGGCTACACGGATAATGTTCCCATGAAAACCGGGAAATATACGTCTAATTGGGAACTTTCAGCCGCCCGGGCTTTTAGTGTAGTTGAGTACTTGATGGAAAAAGAGAATATTGATTCAAAAAGGTTTACAGTTTATGGTTATGGGGAATTCCGGCCCGTAACAGCCAATGACACTGAATATGGCCGCGCAAAAAACAGAAGGATAGAAATTAGTATAATGAGGGCTCAGGGCAGGAAGTTGGCAGCTAATACAGAGGAAGGGAAAAAGAAGGAATGA
- a CDS encoding flagellar motor protein MotB — translation MRQRKRPVRVIQQSSIWLTIYADIITNLTLFFLMSYAFTRMDEAKIADIQSGLTGFVSKPAAMTDRAARILKQIQEQEAVTKLDSEKDKLDKYAKLEVNDKMIRILLTAPVLFDPGEAVLKKETTLALDEIARSLKSLPNQIVVEGHTDNVPISQGKYSTNWGLSIARAVSVVDYFTKVKNLPSEKFIVAGYGEFRPLYPNDTPANCAQNRRIEINVIK, via the coding sequence ATGAGACAACGTAAAAGGCCGGTCAGAGTAATACAGCAAAGTTCGATCTGGCTTACAATTTATGCGGATATTATTACAAATCTGACTCTGTTTTTTCTTATGTCGTATGCTTTTACCCGAATGGATGAAGCAAAAATAGCGGATATTCAGTCGGGTTTAACAGGTTTTGTGAGCAAGCCCGCCGCGATGACTGACAGGGCGGCCCGAATTTTAAAACAGATACAAGAACAGGAAGCAGTTACTAAACTTGATTCTGAAAAAGACAAACTGGATAAATACGCAAAATTAGAAGTAAATGATAAGATGATCAGGATTCTTTTGACAGCCCCGGTGCTTTTTGACCCGGGTGAAGCAGTCTTAAAAAAGGAAACAACTTTAGCCCTGGATGAAATAGCAAGGTCTTTAAAATCGTTGCCTAATCAGATTGTTGTTGAAGGCCATACAGATAATGTTCCAATCAGCCAGGGGAAATATTCTACAAATTGGGGTCTTTCTATCGCCAGGGCTGTCAGCGTTGTGGATTACTTTACAAAAGTAAAAAATTTGCCTTCTGAAAAGTTTATTGTCGCAGGTTATGGGGAATTCAGGCCGCTTTATCCAAACGACACTCCTGCAAACTGCGCGCAAAACAGAAGGATAGAAATAAATGTGATAAAATGA
- a CDS encoding MotA/TolQ/ExbB proton channel family protein, which produces MDLLTVGGAIIGAAAIYIVMARGQILHMLFNLDAFLLVVVGTLSSTFIAYPWATIRSIPKAFSLAFFPKKRESSLKMIEIVVGLSEKAKRAGLVGLQPEISGLHDKFLRNAVQMLIDGYDIDIIEDNLEKEILYVRERHQKVSSVFRMMATVAPIFGLLGTLLGVVQVLRNITDPKSMGAAMATAVAATFFGIFAANFVFLPVAVKLSEYSEDEILNMELITEGIVSIHKGDVPVITEKKLEGYLSAILREQSKQAKQI; this is translated from the coding sequence ATGGATTTACTTACGGTAGGCGGAGCTATTATAGGAGCGGCAGCAATATATATAGTCATGGCCCGGGGCCAGATTTTACACATGCTTTTCAATCTGGATGCATTTTTGCTTGTAGTTGTCGGAACACTTTCATCAACTTTTATTGCATACCCCTGGGCAACAATCAGATCAATACCAAAAGCATTCAGCCTGGCTTTCTTCCCCAAAAAAAGAGAAAGTTCGCTGAAAATGATAGAAATTGTAGTTGGTCTTTCTGAAAAAGCAAAAAGGGCTGGGCTTGTCGGTTTACAGCCGGAAATATCAGGGTTGCATGATAAATTTTTAAGGAATGCCGTACAAATGCTTATTGACGGTTATGATATAGATATTATCGAAGACAATCTTGAAAAAGAAATATTGTACGTAAGGGAAAGGCACCAGAAAGTAAGCAGTGTGTTCAGAATGATGGCAACAGTTGCGCCTATTTTCGGCTTGCTTGGAACCTTGCTTGGAGTGGTACAGGTTTTAAGGAATATTACAGACCCTAAATCCATGGGCGCAGCCATGGCTACCGCAGTAGCCGCGACATTTTTCGGAATATTTGCCGCCAATTTTGTGTTTTTGCCTGTTGCCGTCAAACTATCGGAATACAGTGAAGACGAAATTTTAAATATGGAATTGATCACCGAGGGCATAGTTTCAATACACAAGGGTGACGTTCCGGTAATAACCGAGAAGAAACTTGAAGGTTATTTATCGGCTATTCTGAGGGAACAGTCGAAGCAGGCAAAACAAATATAA